The DNA segment GGCCTGGAACAGTTTCGCGCAGCGTTTGCACCCATCGCCCGCGAGTTCAACATGAACTGGCGTATCACCGATTCGGCGCAGCCGAAAAAAGTGGTGTTGATGTGCAGCAAAGAATCCCACTGCGTGGCTGATCTGCTGCACCGCTGGCAGAGCAAAGAACTGAACGTCGAAATTGTCGCGGTAGTGTCCAACCACGACGATCTGCGCCGCATGGTGGAATGGCACGACATCCCTTACCACCACGTGCCGGTCAGTAAAGACAATCGCGAAGAAGCCTTTGCCCACATTGAAGACCTGTTCGAGCAGTACCAGGTCGATGTGGTGGTGCTGGCGCGCTACATGCAGGTTCTGCCGCCGGAACTGTGCGCCAAATACGCGGGCAAGGTGATCAATATTCACCACAGCTTTTTGCCTTCGTTCGCCGGCGCCCGCCCTTATCACCAGGCCTACAGCCGTGGTGTGAAGCTTATCGGGGCTACTTGTCACTATGTGACTCAGGACCTCGACGAAGGCCCGATCATCGAACAGTCGGTGATTCGCATCACCCACCGCGATACCACTGACGACATGGTGCGCCTGGGTAAAGATGTGGAAAAAAGTGTGTTGGCACGCGGTCTGCGGTCGCATATCGAAGACCGCGTGATCACTCACGAAAACAAGACCGTGGTGTTTGATTAACAGTAGCCCTCAAGGCCCCGTGGAGGGTGCCTGTGTGGTATACTGCTCGGCTTGTCACAGAACTCATTAACGGGGTCAGAATCGGGCCCTGATACGATTTTCAGTTAACGCAAAGGAACCTTTCTCGATGGGTGAGTTAGCCAAAGAGATCCTGCCGGTAAATATTGAAGACGAGTTGAAGCAGTCCTACCTGGATTACGCTATGAGCGTGATTGTGGGCCGGGCACTTCCGGATGTGCGCGACGGCCTTAAGCCGGTACATCGTCGCGTACTGTTCGCCATGTCGGTGTTGAACAACGACTGGAACAAAGCCTATAAAAAGTCCGCCCGCGTGGTGGGTGACGTTATTGGTAAATACCACCCGCACGGTGACTCTGCGGTTTACGACACCATCGTACGTATGGCCCAGCCGTTTTCGCTGCGTTATCCGCTGGTAGACGGCCAAGGTAACTTTGGCTCCATCGACGGCGACAACGCCGCGGCCATGCGTTACACCGAAATCCGCATGAAGAAGATCGCCCATTCTCTGCTGGCCGATCTGGACAAAGAAACGGTCGATTTCGTGCCCAACTACGATGGCACAGAGCAGATTCCGGTGGTTATGCCTACCCGCGTGCCTAACTTGCTGGTCAACGGTTCGTCTGGTATCGCCGTGGGTATGGCCACTAATATTCCGCCCCACAACCTCACTGAGGTGGTGAAAGGCTGTTTGGCACTAATTGATGACCCAGACTTAAGCATTGATCAATTGATGGAGTTCATCCCCGGTCCGGATTTCCCCACCGAGGGCATTATCAACGGTCGTGCGGGCATTGTTGAGGCGTATCGCACCGGCCGTGGCCGCGTGTACATTCGCGCCCGTCACGAAGTAGAGCACGACGCCAAGACCAAGCGCGACGCGGTGATCATCACCGAGCTGCCGTATCA comes from the Marinobacter psychrophilus genome and includes:
- the purU gene encoding formyltetrahydrofolate deformylase is translated as MEHTYRLVISCPDGVGIVAKVSNFLSTYNGWITEASHHSDTHSGWFFMRHEIKANSIPFGLEQFRAAFAPIAREFNMNWRITDSAQPKKVVLMCSKESHCVADLLHRWQSKELNVEIVAVVSNHDDLRRMVEWHDIPYHHVPVSKDNREEAFAHIEDLFEQYQVDVVVLARYMQVLPPELCAKYAGKVINIHHSFLPSFAGARPYHQAYSRGVKLIGATCHYVTQDLDEGPIIEQSVIRITHRDTTDDMVRLGKDVEKSVLARGLRSHIEDRVITHENKTVVFD